atttattttacaaaattgctcgttatatccttcgcatgatttgtcctattttgaccgaagtgatatgaacgctccatatgagagttatttccccttatgcatttgatataagtgatatgcatttctatcttgcaaaccataagtgctagagaccaaggatcttttgatttgaggtccttggcacaaaaaaatgaaaattaggtcaaggtcaaaggtcaaggtcaatttccaaattttgattttggcttattttcactcttTTTCATTACCTTTTAAGAtttcgacaaattatttttactaaattgttagttgcgacatgtcgtaacttataaattttgattgaaagggtgcgtagacaataaatgggagttttgccccttttatatttagaattatgcgtAAAGGGATAAtactcatgaaccatacatAATACAGACATAGGGTCTTTTGTTTTGGaatccttggtttatgaccttaacattgaggtcaaggtcataggttaattggacgttctagattttgaccttttcttgaaattcatatttatacatcattaagccataggaactgaaattttcaactgaattttaatattttcatatcaaaatagatacTTTTTgttggaaagaccttcaattgttctttgaacaattggtttttaattttataaatatctgtttacaaaacttggaGTATTTCGAAAAACCACGGatctttagccgtatttggcacaactttttttttgacTTTTGGATACTCAATGCTTTTCAtacttttacttgtttggcCTTATAAATACTTTGATATGAGCGACCCTGATGAGTCCTATGTGGACGGCACGCCTGGCGTACTaacttataatcctggtacctttgagaactattttatttatcatcaaAGCTAATAGATTACTTACCAAGTTGCAACCtgacaacatacatgtataaataaaaaagggggttccaacccttAGAACCATCTCCTGGATCCGCTACTGAACCTgagaacatacatgtataaatggtACTGTATATGCTTTTGGTTTGCATTGTActcttttatatcttttttgtttgaagGTATTCCAACACAGGATGAATGGTTCAGTAAATTTTGATATGAGTTGGTGGAGTTATAAATATGGCTTTGGAAATACAGACACTGAAGGTTGGATAggtatgtttattttctatgtttgcTATGACTTAAAATCATTAATCTGACACTTAATGGTAGTTACAATtcaagttataaatatttcaataaatgttatggctgtatatctaaatatagatagatataacaACACACGATATGAGTGCCACTGAAACAACTCAGTCCCAATTGGTAAAAGTAAACCTATAGAGTCCAAACTACTACTTCCAATTCTTCAcaactgaacatcaggttccacGCGTAGGACCATTGCAAACACATGTTGTTTTCTAACATACTCCCTAGCATTGTAAAACATGTATCAAATAGTTCAGTGTTTGGTATTTTGAAAGATCAGTAAAAATGTACAACAACAacttgtttatttcaaaatcgCTAAGACTGATAGTTAAAACGATACAAAAGATTGCTGTTTATTAATAAATGGAACATGAACATTGActttcaaaaagacaaatacaaCTTGAAATAGTGAAATACATGTCGACTTATTGCATCGCTCGTAAGACTTTCGTTTTATCTCGTAAGTGTTTCcggtaaaaatatattattaagttatttttacaaaccctataaaaaagaagatgtggtatgattacttatgagacaactatcaacaaaagaccaacatgGCAAAGAAATTAAAACCTACATTGTGCTTGATTAATAACCAGACGATAACTATCCACCATTGACTGACAGACGAAAACACTCATGACTACATATTTCTTTAAACCATTAATAGATATATACATCATATTAGCTTATAAAAAGTACGACAAATAACTATATAAATTGATGTTTGCCACTACCAACTGTTATTATAAACTACAGTTTGTTGATATAGTGTAGTTTACGATGCTATATAtctaatttatattatttaggAAATCGCAATTTATACTGGCTCACTTCGTCCCGTAAAACTGAAATGTTGATTTTGATGGAGTCGTGGGATGGAGTGTGGAAATATGCCAGTTATTCTGAGTTCTATATCAATGATGAGTCTGATAAATACCGTTTAAGAGTTTCAGGCTTCAGTGGAACAGCAGGTATATTTACAACCGCTTTTGTTTTGCCTGTCTATCATACACTTATGAGATTTATGTTTTACTGGCCCTCttactttaaaaacataaacaaaatattgaatgttCATGCACGAGGGCACACCACATTGCAATATTGGTCTTGTGTGGCTATCAGTACACTTTAAATCCGTAATAAATGTATCAATCATTTTACAAAACGGCACAATTTGTTTCTTAAAAAGGTGTCAGGGCAGAAGGACGAGGCAGGAGGAAAGCAATGGCAGCGCGACTGAGAGTACCAAGTGCGCGGCGCTCTTTTATTTTGGGGTAACAAGACCACTGACTGATATAACCACAGATATATTCAGTGAAGGACACTCTAACAATACAGTTCAATTTAGTACACATGAACtgagattaaaaataaacaaaacaacgaaaatatataaaaaaataaaaacaaacaaacaaacaaacaaacagaaacaaacaaaaaaatcctttcaaaAGAACAGAGACAATgtaagctataaaaaaaaattaccacagGTTTGGTGGTAGCTAAAGTCAAGTGTTGGGACGGATGCTTTCTCTCTAAAAAGTTTTCTTTGGAATTCTCTTATCTTAACTGTTAATCAGATTAGAATTTAACTTGTTTGACCGTCACGTCACGGAGAACCCTTTAATCtctaccattaaaaaaaaacaaattgaaaacttgatgtttgattcaatttcaaatataccTTACGGAATTAAATTTCTTAGCAGTGTCATTATTTGTGATCTTGGACTTTTATTCAAGTACATGTAGATCGtatgaacatgataaataaacaaagtaCGCAATAACTAATTATAGAGATATGTTTAGTATCTCATTCGATTTCTATAATCAATAGTATTAATAATAAAACTCCTGCAATGTatctgaaaaaagtaaaatcacaaaaatactgaactcagaggaaaaccaatacggaaagtccataatcacatggcaaaatcaaataacaaaacgcatcaaaaacgaatagacaagaactgtcatattcctgacttggtacatgcattttcaaatgtagaaaatgatggattaaacctggttctatagcgctaaccctctctctttaataacagtctcatcaaattccgttatatttacatgatgcgttaaataaacagtcacacttaataaaatagtcaaaatatgggtacatgagtcatcatcgcataacaattttaaaatgagcACACTACAAAAAATAGGAGTCGTctctttattatataaaaagggAAACCCACTTCTTTTAGACAAATATAGACCAATTACTTTACTCAATGTTGATACAAAGCTTATGGCATATTCTTTAGCACAACGTCttaaaccaatacaaactaaaATCATCCATAGTGACCAAAATGGTTACATAAAAAATAGGTATATTAGGTTTCAACATTCGTCAAATTCAAGACGTAATAGACCATGCAGAATACGTTGATATTGAAGGAGCATTGCTCTTCATAGATTTTCCCCAGGCCTTTGACTCATTGGAATGGCCATTTATGTATGTAGCACCCAAGAAATTCGGCCTTCCAAATCCTTTTATCAAATGGGTTCAAACTCTGTACAAAGACATAACCGGTTGTATGTTAAACAATGGGTGGGTCTCATCACCATATAACATTAAACGCGGTATTAGACAAGGCTGCCCGTTAAGTTCCCTGATTATTGTTATTGCTGTAGAAATTTTGTCCTGCAGAATAAGACAAGACAACAACATCAAAGGTTTTCAAATTAATCTAGATACTAAAACACAAAGTTTAAAGATTTCTCAATTAGCTGACGACACAACactttttctaaaatcaaaagatgAAGTACGTCACACTCTTAATATTATTGAAATCTTTGGAACGCtatcaggtttaaaattaaatagatcAAAAACTGAGGGCATTTGGTTAGGAAAATTAAATCATTGTTAAGataagtttgaaaatataacatGGAATAAAGGACCAATAAAAAGTCTAGGAGTTTATTTTGGAACAGATCGAGCTGAATGTGATAAGCTGaatactgaaaaaaatgcagaaatgtGACAATTGATAAGtaattggaaaaaaagaaatcttacaATGATAGGTAAAATAACAGTTGTAAAATCTCTTCTTATACCTAACCTTGCATATTTAGCTTCAGTCACAAACCTACCACATGAATTTATTCAACTATTATCTACAATTTTATATGGGATGGTAAACGAGAAAAGGTCAAACGAACCACCCTTAGCAAAAAATACTACTGAGGGAGGGCTAAAAATGACAGATATAGACAATTATATAACTGCACTACAATTAGCATGGATAAAAAGACTTACTGCAGATGATTTTGCTAACTGGAAAGTAATTCCGacattttactttaataaaattgGTGCTAATTCCATGCTACTTTACACGAATCTAGACAACATTTACTCTACACAAAACCTACATAAAACTTTACCAAAATTCTACTTAGAAATTGTAAAGTCTTGGTTCAAAGTACAAAATTTAGATAATACCAAActcaatatgaattttaaaaacattagaCAACAATCTTATGGGAAAACAAACTGATAAAATTTCAAGGAAagtgtttagtttttataaattgGATAAAAGAAGGTATTATATACGTTAACGatataatagaccaaaatgGTAATATCTCTCAAGAAATAATATCTAATAAAGTATCCTCAAAATccaattttatgtttgaaatttcaaaacctAATTATGCTATACCAAATGAATGGCTCAAGGTACTTAAatcagaaaaatcaataaaatcaaaagtaaactTAACCTTTGCAttaatacaaaagaaaaaaataagataataattTTACAAGTAATGGAAACAAAACAGATATACACACACATTAATAGTGGAAATGAAGACACGCCTCCAGGTTTCTTTAAATGGAAACGTGTCCTAAATTTAGATTCGTTAATCCCAATTAAATCAATGCTAAActttatatttacttatttaaaagataacagattaaaaatatttaaatggaaaTTGCTGCATTATATCCTTCCTTGCAAACAACTGCCTTTTCAATGGAAGATAAAAGAAGACAGTAAATGCGACTTATGTAATGTAACAGaagattataaacattttttcctAGAATGTCGTTACTTTAAGACTTTTTGGGAAAAGATCAAAATActattaaataaagttaaaatacGTCATCATATCCTAAACTATAGACATCTCATTATAGGATATAAAATCTGTGATATCaattattatgatataaatCTGTTGGTGACACTCATTACATTTTCTACCCACAAGTGCACTCACAgttcaaattataaaactacAAATTTTGATGTGTATGCCctgttaaaaaaagattttttgaacTACTTAAATATTTCGACACTTTCAGGTGGTAAGCATGGTAAAATTTTGAAAGACATAAGCTTgtacatataattattattctCGCATATATGctatatgcaaatttattcAGCAATACATGTGTCTCTATATTATTTAATCTTAAAACCACGTGTTGTGGACTTCGTCATGATCATGATCAGTGATAAAGATTAAACCCCTACTATCCTGACGCATCCTTCATTTAATATATCACATactcataaataaatatacttatataatgtaCTTCAATTCGTAACCAAGTATGTTCACCTAcataattaatatataacaaactGCTTCGACTGTTAATTTGCCTCCATCGTGTAATCCTTGATCAATAGGTCATGACCAGGTCAACCAGCATACATACAGAGTCAAAGCGGTTCACGATAGTATTTTTTCCGGAAAATAATTTCTGTAGTAATCTGTATAATCTGTAAACACAATATTGTAACATGTAAATCTAAccatttattattaatattaatttactgAACAATCTCCTTGTTTGTTCAGTAAAACTAACGCTTCAGGGATGCCCTGTCAAATGATGTAGACATGGTATTAATTATAACAGCAATAGTGCAATAAATCagattttagataaaaaaaaactattttaaaagggacaatttaacagaacttaaattgaaattaattaagTAATAACCCCAAGAATGAACAAATCTAATTTTACGCGTCACTTTCATGTCAGTATTGTTTGTTCATTTCTTTCAATATATGTTAAAACTATTTCAGGTGATAGTCTGATGCACATGACGACCTTCACCACGCCACAGGGAGGTCAGCAGTTCAGTACTTTTGATCGTGATTATGACGCATGGTGGGGAAAATGTAATCCTATTCATCACCGAGGCGGATTCTGGTTCAACAAGTGTGGAGCATCAGACCTAAACGGGCTTTATTATAGTTCTGCTCTAGATAAATCCGCATCCTGTAATTGGTTCACGTTTTCAAACAATCACCAGTCTCTTAAGACAACTTTCATGATGGTCAGAAAAGTATGAATAtagttgtgttttatttttcctCATTCGGTCTGGGTATGTTATCTGTCGTTCTGAAGGCAAATTGTTTAAGTCctaattataaaaattgaaatgctTTATGGTGAGCCAGAATAATTGAAGACAAATGTATGTGAACATCAACAGTACAACTTTTTTCCCACTATTATCAAAAACCCTGGTTTGATGCATGTCTACTATCAGACAATTCTCAAAACGTCAAGTTACATATATTCATAGTAATGATAAGGGTGTATTattcgttcttatgttgcactgtcccaggttagaggcAGGATTGGAATCCCGCtttgtttaaccccgccactcTTTGTATGTAATAGCCTGTTcaaagttaggagcctgtaattcagtggttgtcgtttgtttatgtgttgcatatttgtttttcgttcattttttttatatacaaaaaagttttctcgtttgaattgttttacattgtcatttcggggccctttatagctgactatgcggtatgggctttgatcattggtgaaggccgtacggtgaaaTATagttgtcattttggtctcttgtggagagttgtctcattggcaatcataccacatcttctttgtaCATTAATCTTAAATTGTATACAATTCAGCTATTTTTTAGACAATACCTTTTGGTCAAAAGGATGCATGtgtgttttcaaataaaactgtCAGTACCTTTAGGTTGCCAAAtgctatgggtttttttctgaattaataTGGTTTTAATTGATGTCTGTAAAGACACGAGAGAGTTTAAATCCGATTCCATGCTAGTTAACCAAAAGCTTACTATTAATTTTATAAGGAtgtttgttgtatattttttcaataaaaatataaaaaaatatatatgtttctccGTTATTGCCCTACTTATATTTACTGatatatttcatgttattttccTCGTTGATAGTTTGTTAGCAATTTTACATCTCTCATTATGACATGCATGTCTCTCCTATTTtatagaaacacaaataattaGACTGACAATCTAACTTGTCTTTAAACCAGCGTATATAAAACCAATCATGATATTATCTAGCACTGAAACACTAAAGATGAAGTGAATATGTGTGAAGAATTTAACGCtgaacaataatacaaaaataacacaCTAATGTTAGCTCGATATGATTACATTCCCTTTTAATTGGACAATTATTATTAGCTCCGTGATTGTCATAAATCGGCTGACCAATGATAGTGTGCATGGAAGGCacgtttttaattttgttttgaaacttgATTATAATCTATATCAATAATGACCTTACTGCTACAACTTCATGGATTTagtttgatatataattttttttaacgctACTTTTAGGCACAGCTATGATTTGtctgtgtgtcttttttttcatttctagcCTTGTCGTTGTCGTTTTCGATTTATGAAAATGACTGTTCCTCAAGTATTGTACGTCCCTTTTTGGGGCTTTTTCGTGGCGGCCAGTTTGTATTGGTGGATGAAGCCGGAATACCAAGAGAAAAACCCCCAACCTTCGTCAAGAAAACtgtcctagtcaattaagattgaagtCAAGTGTAACTGCACGAGCTGTGTTCGAACTCAcgacctcagtgttgactggctaatGTTTACAGTAGTACATATTATACCACTTGATCACCGAGGCCCCGTCTACAGCGTCATAGATAAGacaacttagaaatattttaatataaaatatgtattaaaataaagCGTCATATAGATAACCATTCCTGTCCTtgatttatatatgattttggACATTGATATACATTAAAATACGACacaaaattttctaaatatgattATCAATCGTTCACTTATTACATTTATTCGAAACTTTTAGTAATTTCCTGATTTAGTTGTTCGGGTTAATGATTTTCGTGAACGGACTATTTATATTGATTTCctttttatcatgacaagtaaagttttacattattacactttatttttaaaattttaaattaaagtgtttgttgatgaatataCGTTTATatgtaatatgaaaaaaaaattaaaaaataaaacatcacttacatttttaaaatatttgaaaacaaaggTATTTTCTATTAAtgcatgtaaatatttatataaactactCGACTCAGgttatatatgaaatttaaatgcaCACCTTTTATTTCTCTCCTGTTTCAACTTTACCAATCAGCATTGAATTGGTAGATGACCTCATTTAATTAAACAATAGCACATGCATGTCTAttgttcataaaatattcagGCAAAACATATCCTATATGCAAATTCTCAGCTAAATTTCAATATGGGATacaactgtatcgtatgcccttgaATGATCATGATTGTGTGATGCATTTTGAAAGGTATGACATTTCAAGTAATATTGATTGTGACTATATTCTCAGTTTGTATTACTCCATAGGACTTATGTCAATCACTTCCAGAAACCCCCACCAGATATGTTCAAATTTTCAATGGAAGGCATGATATTCCTCTTAGGAATCGATTTTGgaaaacacaaaacatatatgacataatgatgtttaaatattttgccatttgtggAAAAGGTATTCCGCGTCCCCTGGACTTAAGCttataaacatatatcattatatgatattgaaaaagTCTAGTTTTTCAGACCTGGATTTTTTAATAGCACAAATCGAAGAACACACATTGGGGATCTAGGAACTGTTGTCTGTAACtcaaacaattgtttaaaaaggaaacaatggcaattttaaaaatagtacCACAAAACAATGTTCTTTCCTGTTACCAAAGTGaatcaattttgaaaagtttctaatgtgaataaggaataagtttaAGACACCATTTGTGGTTTACTAGTATATCCAAcaatagtttatcaaatgcCAATCATTGATTTTAGCATTTGCAATATAAAAGGTTTAGAAATATACTTAGATATTGTCAGGTATGTCGGTAACATGAAAGAATTTTGGGTAACAGGACAACGGTAACAGGACAGAGTTTGgtaacagaaaggatttttctgctttattttaaagttaaagaaaaaaatatcattttagaTGGGTCACAATTGGAAGATAACAGGAAACAATGTCATTTATCCTTTGAAACTGTATTTGCAAGATGAAAAATCTGCCTaggtaatgaaaaattctaaaataaattcctttCTGTTACTATCTACTATACTAGAATTGCCTAAATGTTCTCTGCTGttatcaaaagcaaaaaaactttttttttattcaatatactgtgtattattttgaaatttatttgatatggtgGTGATAACTTATATCAAATGATATGGTTGGCATATAGTAGATTAACTTTTCGATTCTTCAGTGAAATTGTCTTGAACATCCTTTCTGTTACTGATGATGGTTATGCTGTTACTTTTTATCAGGTTACATGACAGAAcgtaacagaaaggaattacgcgatagtttttgtcctttttatcacATTTAATGTAAGTGTATTTACTGTgacatataacttttaaaaagatgatataaaacacacttaatgttgtggtgcacatttaaaaatattctcaGAAAGTGCAAGAAAATGCCATAACAGGATAGAACACcaataagtatttttctataaattcttACCTTGGATGGGCTTGAATTTTCAAACCTGGCCGCatttcaaactatttttttgtactaatACATTCAGGAAATTATGCTCTTCACAATATATAATGAGAAAATAAATCTAAGTCTTGTAAATGTTTCCACAGGTAAAAAAAACCGTGTGGTAACAGGAGGGAAATCACCCCTGGGgacaatttgtttttctcttaaaatttgcaaaattttattacatgctatagttataatataaaaagacaaattagtggcaagtttattatataatatatcatatatgtgagaATCGGAAgcctttttaattaatttggatattatttgaatgatttagttttcaaaaaaacacaggggacaacatgattttagggggggggggggggttgaacatttaaattacaatattttatcgAAAGAAATATAAGAATGAATGTTTAATTGGCAGGGGTTGgtgcattatataatttagtttacactgaaacttaaaatttaaaaaaaagatggttgaataaaaagaataattgcTGGTGAAGTGGGGGACATGGAAACTAGacttttttcagatattgtatCATATACAGCCTTCGCAGTGACAGGTTTCACAAGTTGTTGAAAGACATTGATAAATGCAAAACGAGTTGCTCTTTCAAACTATAAGAAAGGGGACATGTAATGACAACACAGAGAATTATTTTCACTGTCTGTATTGAATTGTAACAACATTCTTTTTTCTATaaacttgaggaaaactaaaaCTGTGTTGAGTG
The nucleotide sequence above comes from Mytilus trossulus isolate FHL-02 chromosome 5, PNRI_Mtr1.1.1.hap1, whole genome shotgun sequence. Encoded proteins:
- the LOC134719336 gene encoding angiopoietin-related protein 2-like is translated as MNGSVNFDMSWWSYKYGFGNTDTEGWIGNRNLYWLTSSRKTEMLILMESWDGVWKYASYSEFYINDESDKYRLRVSGFSGTAGDSLMHMTTFTTPQGGQQFSTFDRDYDAWWGKCNPIHHRGGFWFNKCGASDLNGLYYSSALDKSASCNWFTFSNNHQSLKTTFMMVRKV